The sequence ACAATTAAAAAAACAATGAATGAATAATATTTATAATGAGTTTTTCACTACACTTAAAGAATATTTAGTAACATTAGAAATTGACAAAAAACATAAAGGAATTGAAGGTTGTTCTTCTCAAGAAATCGAATCAATTGAAAAAAGAAAAGGCAATTTACCAATTGCTTATAAGGAATATTTGAAAAGTATTGGAAAAAAGTTCTTATTTGAATTTATGGATGCTGAGGATATGGCATTTGACGACCTAGATTATATTGAACAATTTGGGGGAAAAGTTTTTAAAACTAACCAATTTAAAATGGAAAGGCCATATATGGTTATTTCAGAAAGACGAAACGAATATATTACATTAATTTACCTTGACAAAGGAAACAATCCTAAAACTTGGATAATGAGTAAATATTGGGATGAGGAGGAAAAAGGTAAAAATCTAGAAATAAGAACCGATTCATTTACAGATTTAATACTTGTTTTTTTTCAACAGTCACTAATTAATTTCCCATTCACTTTTAACTGGGTTACCGAAGAAGACCAGAAGGACAAGGATGTTGTGGAAAAAAGATATATAAATTGGTTTAGAAATTTACAATCTATTGAAGAAAAAATAAAATCAAATAGTTCAAAAAACACACTTGTAAAGCAGTTAAACGATAAGTTTCTAGATTACTATCTTCCAAGTAAATCAACAATAATTGAAGAGTTAAATAAGTCTAATTTTGGAACAACAATAAATAATGTTAAAAAAACAGATAATATAGCCCCGCAAAATTCAAATAAAAATAAAATTATTAAATGGATAAAAAAGTTATTCAATTAATTGCACACAACAGCTAAGGATTCGTTGCGTTCTTAGCACGACAAAGAAATTAATTTTAAACCCTTAAACAAACTCAGGACAAGCTCACCTTTTACATTCCATTACTATAGCGATTTCGAAAAGTTTTTTAGTGTAGCTTAAAACCGCTATTTTTACTTCAATTTCTAATACAAATTAAAATAAACGGAGATTTTTAGACAAACTGATGTTACACGCAAGCTTAAAAAATTATGGTTATGGAAGAAATATTAGATTATTTTCAAGGCAAAGAATATTTTGATGAACATTCAGAATGGATAGATGAACATGTTGAAAAACATTTTCCGAATGAGGAAGTAAAAGTATTTCATGAGTTTATGTCATTGGATTTTAAATTACATGTCTATTTTATTAAACCTAAAAATTTAAATTATAATATTTTATTGACAAGCGGAATAAGCAGTTTAGAAATGAATGTGCCAGAGATTGTAGAAGAAAAAGATAAATATAAGTTTGCAGAGTTGATGCTGTTAATTCCAAAAGATGTGGAATTTAATGAAGTTTATACTGGAGAAAACAAGAATGATTTTATAATTAAAATGCTAAAGGTTACCGGTAAATTTCCACATCAATATGATACTTGGTTAGGTATTGGGCATACTATTAGATATTCAGAAGATTTAGAAACTTATGGTACAGACACTAACTTCGTTGGTGGTGTTATTTTACCTTCTGCAACTTTTGAAGAAGATTTTACAGAAATAAATAAAAATGGTAGAATTATTAATATTTACAGCTTTTTTCCTCTATATGAAAACGAACTAAACTACAAAATTGAAAATGGATACAATGCTCTATTAGATTTAATAATTAAAAACAATTGCTTGGAAATCTTAGACAACAATAGAAAAGATATAACTCCTAAAAAATCGTTTTGGAACAAATTGAAAAAATAAAAGCCAGTTGCTAACAGCTAAGGTTTATTCATTTCTTCTGTCCCGTCCTGAAATAAGTTGACATAAAATCGACTTATTATGAATAAATCAGAAAACAGGCCAGCAAAGCGTAGTCAACGCGATTATAATCTGGGCTTTAAATTAGCTGTTATTTCTCAAGTAGAAAAAGGCGAACTTACCTATAAGCAAGCTCAAAAGAAGTATGGAATTCAAGGTAGAAGTACAGTTTTGGTTTGGTTAAGAAAATTTGGTAATTTAGATTGGAGTAACCCCAAGCTTTTGTTTATGGTCAAATCTAAAGAAACTCCAGCCCAAAGCATTAAAAGATTAGAGAAAGAATTAGCTGATGAGAAGCTTAAAAACACAGTGCTAAACACCATGATTGATATCTCAGATAGTCAATACGGTACTCAAATTAGAAAAAAGTTTTCACCCAAACCATCCGACGCATCCAACAAGAAGAAGGCATAAGTATGTCCAGAACTTGTAGATTGTTTGGGGTAAGCCGACAAGCTATTTATCAGCAGGAAGCACGTTGTTTAGAACGAGAGAAAGAATTATTAATAGTAAAGCAACTCGTTGAAAAACAAAGAAGAATTATGCCTCGATTAGGCACAAGAAAACTTTATTTTTTACTAGAACAATCTTTTGTTGAAAATAGAATTAAAATCGGGAGAGATGCATTTTTTGCTTATTTGAAAAGAGAAAAAATGCTAGTTAAACCAATGAAAAATTACACAAAAACCACCTTTTCTAAACACTGGTTACGTAAGTACCCCAATTTATTTAAAGATATCGATATCAACAGAATAGAACAGGTTTTTGTTAGTGACATAACTTATATAAAATCTAATAAAAGAACTCATTATCTATCATTAGTTACAGATGTTTTTAGCAGAAAAATAGTTGGTTATCATTTGAGTGATGACATGAGTGCAGAAAGTGTGGTTAAGGCCTTAAGAATGGCAGTAAAAAACAGAAAAACAAACCTTCAATTAATACATCACTCAGACAGAGGTTTACAATATTGTTCTAAAATTTATCAAAATGAATTAACCAAAAATAATATTATTGCTTCTATGACCGATGGCTATGATTGTTATCAAAATGCTCTAGCGGAAAGAATAAATGGTATTCTAAAACAAGAATTCCTCATATACAAATGTAAATCAGGTGATGAACTTAACCTTTTAGTTAGAGAGTCTGTGGAATGCTATAATAGTAAAAGACCTCATTTGAGTTTAAATATGAAAACACCTAACTTTGTATATGAAAAAACCAGTGAAGTTAACTTCACTGGTTTTAATTAATTTATTGTAAAACTCGTCAACTTATTTTAGGACGACTCATTCTTATTGTTTTTTTATTTGGTTTTAACACTAACTTCATATAAGAACTGGCATTATTTATTAACTATAGCTCTTTTTAATAATTTATGTTCAAGTTCTAAAACTTCAAGTTTTATTTTTAACTGAGTTTGTTCGTATAAACTATACCTATTTAACGTTTCTATTGCTTTACTCTCTATTCTTGTTAAGGCCTCATATTCAAAACCCACAAACTCTTTTTTAGACAATGCTAAATGTACAAAGTCTATTGTTCGCAATGCAGCTTGGTATTTTTCTTCTACCTCGTTACACTTTTTTTCCAAACGAAATTGCTTTATAGCAACATCTTTCAATTGTGCTTCCAGTTTTTCAAGTTGTTCCTGTTCTTGTCTTTCTACGGTCGCTTTTCTATGGACACTATCCAAAGGCAATTCATTTGCAATCTTTAATATAAAGCCAAATTTTTCTCTCGATTTAGCAGGCAAACCACGATATCCGATTTTATGCATCGACCATTGACTCCTACTCACATTAAGTAACATCGCCATTTCTTCTTGCGGTAGTATTATTTTTGTTTTAAAAATGGTTTCCTTTTTCATATCTAAATATTTATTTTGTAGTTATGTTTTACTTTCGTTCCTAACATTTGTGTCATTATTTTTTAAAAAACACATTTGCCACGTTTTTTGTTTCAATTTCAAAAAAAAATTAAAAATTGCAACAAAAAGTGTTGCAAAATGAAATAATAAAGAGAAATGACACAAGAATTATGAAAATATAAAATGCTACTTTATCGTAAAACAAAAAAGATGCCAATCTATTTTGTTTAAAAAAATATAAATGAGTTTTACTAATAAAACAAACCTCTAAAAAACAAAAAATTGTATGAATGAAAAAAAATAGTACATTTGCATCAGAATGAAAAAAATACAAAACATATCATTTATACTTTCAAACACAACCTATTATTGCTTAATAATGGGCAAAAAAGTATATGGATATAACACAAAACAACACCGTTGATATAAAATAATAAATCTATAACACTAAGCCCGAACAGAACTGTTCGGGCTTTTTTTATTTAAAACAAAATGGAAACACTTAAAAAATTACATGAAAACGTAGCAATTATGCTTCCCGAAAACGGATTAGAACAAAAGCTACAACAAGCTGAAAAAGAAAACCGAAAACTTAAAATAAAATTAGGTTTTGATCCCACTGCTCCCGATTTACACCTTGGTCATGCTGTCGTACTCAAAAAAATGAAGCAGTTTCAAGAACTTGGACATCAAATTATTATTGTTGTTGGAAGTTTTACAGCAAGAATTGGAGACCCAACAGGGAAAAACAAAAGTCGAAAACCACTTAACCTAGAAGAAGTAAAACACAACGCTACAACCTACATTAAACAACTCTCTAAAATTATCGAAGTAGACCAAGCTGAAATCGTTTTTAATTCGGATTGGTTGGACAACCTACCCTTTTCTGAAGCCTTACAATTGATCTCTAAAGTAACTGTTGCTCAATTAATGCAACGCAAAGATTTTAACAAACGATTTACAGAAAACACACCCATTGCAATGCATGAACTCATCTACCCTATCTTACAAGGTTTTGATTCCGTACAATTGGAATGTGATATAGAAATGGGCGGAACTGATCAACTTTTCAATTGCACCATGGGAAGGCAATTACAAGAAAGTCATAATTTAGCTCCACAAATAGTCATGTGTATGCCGTTATTACGCGGAATAGATGGAACTGAAAAAATGAGCAAATCGCAAAACAATACTATTGGACTAACCGATGACCCCAACACCATGTTTGGTAAAACCATGTCGATTCCCGATGTTTTAATTGAAGAGTTCTTAAACCTTGCCACCGATTTTTCAATAGAAGAAAGGCAACAAATTAATCAACAATTAATTGAGGGTGAAAACCCAATGAATGTTAAAAAGAGGATTGCAAAAAATATCATTAAACAATTTCATGATGAACAGGCAGCAACAGATGCTGAAACATTTTTTATAAACCAATTCCAAAACAAAAAATTCGAAGACAAAAGTTTTAAACAAGTTGTTATTACTACTTTAAACCTACAATCTAATGCGCTAACGACAGTAGCACTTTGTAAAATATTCAAAGAAAATCTATCCAACACTGCCATAAGAAGACTAATAGAAGATGGTGCTGTACAAATAAATAACGAAAAAATAAAAGAACCGTACCAAATGATTGAAATAGCAAAAAACTTAAAAATAAAAATTGGCAAACGCGATTTCTATGAACTACAATAAAGAGATTTGTAATACCAGCTGTGAGTTGAATTTACTGTATAAGAAAATGATGATTTTTTTCTTGATATGAAATAGCGAGGAAAAAAGGGTGTTTTATTCCAGTAAATTCAAGTGATAAATGGTATAAACATTCATTTCACAGATGAAAGTAAATATGTGAAATGAATGTTCTAAACAAAAAAACTCCCAATTACTCAGGAGTTTTTAATATAGATTTATAAGAATTCAAGAACTAAAAAACAAACATAGCTCTCTCACCCATTAGATCATTTACTTCTTCAGCTACTTGTTCTAAAACAGCTTCATCTGTATGATTCATAATTACTTTATCAACTAAAGCCACAATAGTTTCCATATCTTCTTCCATCAAACCACGAGTAGTAATTGCAGAAGTACCCACACGAATACCCGAAGTTACAAATGGAGACTTATCGTCAAAAGGAACCATATTTTTATTTACTGTAATTTCAGCTTTTACCAAAGCATTTTCAGCCTCTTTACCAGTAATATTCTTATTTCTCAAATCAATCAACATCATGTGATTATCTGTTCCACCAGAAATAATTTTATAGCCTCTACTTACAAAAGCAGCAGCCATTGCTTGAGCATTCTTTTGCACTTGCATTGTATATCTGAAAAATTCATCTGTTAAAGCTTCTCCAAATGCAACCGCTTTAGCAGCAATAATATGCATTAAAGGTCCACCTTGATTTCCAGGAAAAACAGACATATCTAAAATATGAGACATCATTCTAATATCACCTTTAGGCGTTTTTAATCCCCATGGGTTCTCAAAGTCTTTACCCATCATAATCATACCCCCTCTTGGACCTCTTAAGGTCTTGTGAGTCGTAGTTGTAACAATATGACAATGAGGAATAGGATCATTCAATAAACCTTTAGCAATTAATCCAGCAGGATGCGAAATATCAGCTAACAATAATGCGCCAACACTATCCGCAATAACACGGAAACGTTCGAAATCCATATCGCGAGAATAAGCCGAAGCACCCGCAATAATCATCTTTGGTTTTTCTTCCAAAGCAATTTCTTGAATTTTATCATAATTTAACCTTCCTGTTTCTTCTTCTACACCATAAAAAGAAGGTGTATATAATTTTCCAGAAAAATTAACTGGAGAACCATGAGTTAGATGACCTCCATGAGATAAGTCAAAACCTAATATTTTATCTCCAGGTTTCAAACAAGCTGCAAAAACTGCAGTATTTGCCTGAGAACCAGAGTGAGGTTGTACATTTACATATTGTGCACCAAATAAAGCTTTTGCTCTATCTATTGCAATTTGTTCTACAATATCAACAACTTCACAACCTCCGTAATAACGCTTTCCAGGATACCCTTCAGCATATTTATTTGTTAAAACAGAACCTGCAGCTTCCATTACTTGATCACTTACAAAGTTTTCGGAGGCAATTAGTTCAATACCGTGAATCTGTCTGTCTTGCTCATCAAGAATCAGATCAAAAATTTGTTCGTCGCGTTGCATTTCTTAGTAATTCGTTAAAATTTATCCAAATTTACAAAAAAGGTTTGTTAAATTGCTAGTAAAGTCTATATTTGATATATAATTTTTCAACAACAAACTAACATTATATTATGCCAAATATAGCGAATGATCCAAAGAGAAAATCATGGATAGAAGTGTCTAAAGAAAGTGACTTTCCTATACAAAATATTCCCTTCGGAGTTTTCATAACTAAAGAAGATGTAATAACAATAGGAACACGAATTGGAGATTCAGCCATAGATATGGGTGCTCTTCAACAATTGGGTTATTTTGAAGGAATCGATTTGACGGATGACATGTTTATGCAAGATACGTTAAACGATTTTATATCGGATGGTAAGAAAACATGGCGATTAGTTAGAAACCGACTTGTAGAGATTTTTAGTATTGACAATCCAAAATTAAGAGACAATAAAAAGCATTGTGATGTTGTTATTTTCGACATGAAAGATGTTGAAATGCTCTTACCTGTACAAATTGGTGATTATACCGATTTTTATAGCTCAAAAGAACATGCAACCAATGTAGGGAAAATGTTTCGTGATCCAGAAAATGCACTTTTACCAAACTGGTTACACATTCCTGTAGGATATCATGGAAGAAGTTCTACAATTGTTCCAAGTGGTGTATCGGTTAAAAGACCAAACGGGCAAACATTACCTCCTGGAGAAACACAACCTGTTTTTGGACCTTCTAAATCTGTGGATTTCGAATTAGAAACTGCCTTCATTACAACAGATGCTAACTTAATAGGAGAACCAATTCCTGTAGGAGAAGCAGAAGATTATATCTTCGGAATGGTTTTATTTAATGATTGGAGTGCAAGAGACATTCAAAAATGGGAATATGTTCCACTAGGACCATTCTTAGCGAAAAACTTTGCTTCGTCTATTTCTCCATGGATTGTAACAATGGATGCTTTAGAAGCATTTAGAGTAAAAAGTCCTGAACAAAATCCAGCTCCTCTTTCTTACTTACAACAAACAGGAGATAATGCTTTCGATATTAATCTTGAAGTTTCTATAAAACCAGAATCAAGTGAAGAAACAGTAGTATCTAAATCTAATTTTAAATACATGTACTGGTCAATGTCGCAACAATTAGCACATCACACTGTTAATGGTTGTAGAATTAACTCTGGAGACATGATGGGAAGCGGAACGATTTCTGGACCAACACCAGATTCTTTTGGGTCTATGCTTGAATTGACTTGGGGTGGAAAGAATCCAATCAAATTGAACGATGGTACAGAGCGTAAATTCATTAATGATAATGATACCGTAATTATTAGAGGGTATTGTGAAAACGAAGATATGAGAATCGGTTTTGGAGAATGTTCTAGTAAATTGCTACCAGCCTTGAAAATTAAATAAAAAAAAGTTTTAATACATTTTTAAAAACAGTTGTAATTAATTATTACAGCTGTTTTTTTATACCTGTAAATGAAAGTTTACGAAAATACAGGCATAAAAAAAGTCCTGAAAGAATCAGGACTTTTAAGTTAATTTGGGTGAATGACCGGGTTCGAACCGGCGACCCTCGGTACCACAAACCGATGCTCTAACCAACTGAGCTACAATCACCATTTTTTTAACGAGTGCAAATATAATAACTTTTTTAATAGCTTCAAAATTTTTTTATTCACTCTAATATTTTTTTTTCATAAAAAATTAAAGCCGATTGAATGTAGCGATATCAACATACTATTGAAAATGAGGAAAAAGTAGGATTATATACAAATAAAACAGAGAAGTGTTAAAATATAGGCATAAAAAAAGTCCTGAAAGAATCAGGACTTTTAAGTTAATTTGGGTGAATGACCGGGTTCGAACCGGCGACCCTCGGTACCACAAACCGATGCTCTAACCAACTGAGCTACAATCACCATTTGTTTAACGAGTGCAAATATAAGCGCTTTTATTATACCTCCAAAGCTTTTTGAAAGTTTTTTTAATCTTTTCTACACCAATTTACTTAAGTCATTGACAGCTAAACATCTTTCTACTGTAAAACCTTCTGCATAATCTACACCAACTAATCTACCTAGGTCTTGTGCACGATAAGAAATAGAATCTAGAAAGTTTTTTGATGTAATTGGCGTTACAGGTTCTTTAGAATCTGAATTATAAAATTGTGATTCGTAAGCTAAAACAGCATTTACTTTTACATCGATAAAACCAGTAATATCTACTACAAAATCTGGAGTTAAATTTTTCCACTGAATATAATGATAAACCTGTTTTGGTCTCCAAGCTTCTTGCTTTACCCCCTTTTCATCAAAAGTTTCGATTTTTGATAATCCAGAAAGAAAACAGGCATCACTAACAAGCTTACTTCCTTTACCATGGTCAATATGACGATCATCAACAGCATTACAAAGAACAATCTCAGGTTGGTATTGTCTAATTTTTTTTATAATTTCTAATTGATGCTTCTCATCATTTAAGAAAAAACCATCTCTAAATCGCAAATTTTCTCTAATAGATACACCAAGAATGACTGCTGCTGCTGCTGCTTCTGCATCTCTAATCTCGGCCGAACCTCTTGTTCCTAGTTCACCCCTAGTTAAATCTATTATACCTATTTTTTTTCCAAGTGAAACTTCTTTGGCAATAGTACCAGAACAACTCAATTCAACATCATCTGGATGGGCTCCAAAAGCCAATATATCTAATTTCATACTCTTTTCAGTTAATTTATAATTTTTAGCATTGTTGCTAATTTATTTTCTGTTTCGTAAAACTCTTTTTCCGGAATACTATCTTTTGTAATTCCGCAACCTACATATAGGTTAATTTGCTTTTCTTCAATTTCCATACATCTTAAGTTGACAAACAAATTTGAAGTTTCATTCCTATTCCATTCTCCTAAAAAACCAGAATAGAATTTTCTATCATATCCTTCTTCTTTTAAAACAAATTCCATCGCTTCCTTTTTAGGCAATCCACAAACTGCTGGTGTAGGATGCATCTTATACAACAACTCTTTAGCGAGTTCTCTATTTATTAATGTAGCTTCAATGTTCGTTTTAATATGCGCTAAAGTACCTGCTTTTGCAGTGTAAGGTTCCGAAAGCTTAATTTCTTCTACAAATGGCTTAATTTCATTTGTAATAAAATCGGTAACAAATTGTTGTTCCTGAATTTCTTTAGCTTCCCAAACGAGAGTATCATTATACAATTGTGTACCTGCTAAAGCAACAGTATTAATAGTAGTACCTTCAATCTTTAACAGTTGTTCTGGTGTTGCTCCCATCCACATTCCTATCTCTGGGTGAAAAAATAAATATCGAAAAGCTGTTTTATATTGCATTACTAATTTTAAAAAAGTATTTTTAAAATTAATTGAAACTGCTAAGTTAACTTTTCGAGAAACTACCACTTTTTGAAACTGTCCTTCTAAAATTGCATCAACACTTCGCTTTACTAAATCTTCAAAATCATTTTTAACTAATGGATCCGTTTCTTCTTTTTCAAAGGTAGAATCTGTATTGTTTTTTTCTTTGATGATTGCTTCAAAAAAATCACACTGCTTTTCACTTAAAATATATTTTTCTGAATTTGAAAAAGGAGCAAAAACAAACCCACTTTGTCCAAAAAACGATTCTAAAACAGCGTTGCGTTGAAAAAAAGCTTGCAAAGTTTCTGAATTTGGAGCGGCATAAATAACAAAAGGTAATTTTGACTGATACTGAGTATCTATTTTATCTAAAATTCCTTGCATTATCTTTGTCTTCTAGATAATACCATATTCGTTAATTTACACAATGAAATTAACTGTTCTTTTTCGTCAACAATTCGAATTTCCCACAAATGAATACTTCTTCCTCTATGTACAATTTTAGCTGTTGCATAAACCATTCCTTCTCTTTTGCTTTTTAAATGATTGGCACTAATTTCTATACCTCTAACTTCAAATTTTTCTGGATCGATAAACATTAATGAAGCAGCACTTCCAACACTTTCTGCTAAAGCCACTGTAGCGCCACCATGCAATAATCCCATTGGTTGATGCACTCTTGGATTTACTGGCATTTTTGCAGTTAAAAAGTCTTCTCCTGCATCTATATATTCTATTTCTAAAGTTTGCATCAATGTGTTTTCAGACATTTTTTTGCAAGCAGCTAACATTTCTTCTCTATTAAGCATTATAATTCTGTTTTTTACAAAAATACAAATTCTATCAACTTTAATCCGTATAACAAAACAATATATCTTACGTTATAACTTTAAAAAAATAATTACTTTTACCAATAAATCCTAATAATATAAAATTCAAATGAGAAATTACTCTTATATATTTATTCTTTTATGTATCGTTTTATTTTCTTGTCGTAAAGATTTTGACTTTGAATCGAGCACAGGAAACTTAGGTTTTTCAAAAGATACAGTATACTTAGACACAGTTTTTACAAACATTGGATCAAGTACTTATACCTTAAAAGTATATAATAAAAGTAACCGAAATATATCTATTCCAAAACTTGAATTAGAGAAAGGAAACAATTCTAAATATCGTTTAATGGTTGATGGAATTCCTGGAAATGTTTTTGAAAATGTTGAAATGTTAGCCAAAGATAGTATGTACATTTTTATAGAAGTAACAGCTGATGCAATAGACGCAAATCCTGCCGATTTTCTATACACCGATCGAATTCTATTTGGAGAAGGAAGCCAAACACAAAAAGTAGAATTGGTTACACTTATACAAGATGCCTACTTTATTTATCCGCAACGTACACAAAATCCAGATGATACTTATACTTATGAATCTATTAATTTAGGTGTTGATATAAATGGCGACCCAATTGAAATTAGAGGAACCGTTTTAGATGAAACCGATCCAATAAATGGGAATGAATTACACATGACAAACAACAAACCTTATGTAATATATGGTTATGCAGTTGTCCCATCAAACAAAACATTAATAGTCGATGCTGGAGCAAGAGTGCATTTTCATGCTGAATCTGGTTTAATTATGGCTAACAATGCTTCAATGCAAGTAAACGGAACACTTTCAACAACTGAAGATTTAGAGAATGAAGTTATTTTTGAAGGAGACAGACTAGAACCTGATTTTTCAGAAGTTTCAGGACAATGGGGAACAATTTGGTTTACACAAGGAAGCACGAATATAAATTTAAAGAATTTAACTATTAAAAATGCAACTGTTGGTCTACTTGTTAGTGGAAACGATGGAACAGCATCACCAACTATAACTATGAATAATGTGCAAATTTACAATTCTAGTAATGTTGGATTATTAGCCCGAACTGGACATATTGATGCAACTAATGTTGTAATTAATAACTCTGGACAAACTAGTTTAGCTTGCACTTTTGGTGGGAATTATAATTTCACACATTGTACAATTGCAAATTATTGGGGAACTCCAAATCAGAATTCCTTATTAATTGATGATTATGACGGAAACCCAACGTATGCCTTGACACAAGCTAATTTTAATAATTGCTTAATCTACGGAACAACCAATTATTCAATATCCTTGAAGAAAGAAGGTATAGACGCTAATTTTAATTATCAATTCAATAATTGTTTAATCAAATTTAACGACTTTAGTAACCAATTTGGTTCACACCCTGAGTATCAATTTTCAGGAAGTAAATACGCAAACTGCCTAATTGCAACAAATTCAAGTACAAACAAACCTGATTTTAAAAACGGAAACAAAAATCAGTTAATGATTGGGAATGATTCTGCCGCAAAAGGAATGGCCGATTTTAATTTCTCAACGGGTACAAATGATATATTAGGAGCTTCAAGAACAAATCCTTCAGATATTGGAGCCTATAATTTTATTATCTTTAACTAATAAACAAAAACTTATAGCATCATGAAAAAATCAGTACTACCTTTATTACTTATTGCAATTAGTTTTGCCTCTTGTAAAAACGAAGAAACAAAAGTAGAAACAGAAGTAAAACCTGTTGATACGACTACAGAAATTGCCGTTGAAGAACCAATAACTATTCCAGATTCTGCTACAATTAATAAAGCGATGATGGACTACATGACTCCAAATGAAGCACATATGAATTTAGCTAAAGAAAATGGAATTTGGGACGAAGAATTAACAATGTGGATGCACGCAGGAGCAACACCACAAACAAGTAAAGCAACTGCTGAGTATAAAATGATTCTTAACGGGATGCATCAAGAAATGACCCATAAAGGCGACTTTATGGGTATGCCATTTGAAGGAAGAGGAACTATGTCTTTTGATAATGCTACACAAGAATATGTTTCAACTTGGGTTGATAATATGAGTTCTGGTGTAACAAACATGAGAGGAAAATTAGATAAGGAAACTAATATTCTTAAAATGGAAGGACAAAGTGTAGATCCTGTAACAAAACAGTTAAAAAGAATGAAAGAAGTCATTACCTATATCGATTCTAACAATCATAAATTAGAAATGTATGATACTGGTTATGATGGCATAGAATTCAAAACAATGGAGATTATCTTAAAAAGAAGAAAATAATTACATTTTATTATTATTAATAAAAATGTTAATAATTTAACAATGCGTTAATTTTTAATAGTGTTTTTGTGTATATATTTACTCTACATAAACACAACTATAATGAAAAAAATTAACGCATTCTTTTTTGTAATACTTTCTGTATGTATTACTTACGGCCAAGCCCCTTCAGGCTATTATTCATCCGCTTCAGGAAATGGCTACACACTAAAAACTCAATTATACAATATTATTAAAAACCATAATAATAGAGGTTATAGTGGACTTTGGACAACATACAATACATCAGATAGAGATCATCAAAACGAAAATGACAATACCATTTTCGATTTATACTCAGAAGTTCAGAATGGCTCAGATCCCTATAACTTCACATACGGTTCTAATCAATGCGGAACCTATTCCATAGAAGGAAATTGTTATAATAGAGAACACATGATTCCGCAATCTGTTTTCAACTCTGCTTCTCCAATGGTTGCAGATGCT is a genomic window of Flavobacterium jumunjinense containing:
- a CDS encoding SMI1/KNR4 family protein, whose protein sequence is MNNIYNEFFTTLKEYLVTLEIDKKHKGIEGCSSQEIESIEKRKGNLPIAYKEYLKSIGKKFLFEFMDAEDMAFDDLDYIEQFGGKVFKTNQFKMERPYMVISERRNEYITLIYLDKGNNPKTWIMSKYWDEEEKGKNLEIRTDSFTDLILVFFQQSLINFPFTFNWVTEEDQKDKDVVEKRYINWFRNLQSIEEKIKSNSSKNTLVKQLNDKFLDYYLPSKSTIIEELNKSNFGTTINNVKKTDNIAPQNSNKNKIIKWIKKLFN
- a CDS encoding suppressor of fused domain protein: MEEILDYFQGKEYFDEHSEWIDEHVEKHFPNEEVKVFHEFMSLDFKLHVYFIKPKNLNYNILLTSGISSLEMNVPEIVEEKDKYKFAELMLLIPKDVEFNEVYTGENKNDFIIKMLKVTGKFPHQYDTWLGIGHTIRYSEDLETYGTDTNFVGGVILPSATFEEDFTEINKNGRIINIYSFFPLYENELNYKIENGYNALLDLIIKNNCLEILDNNRKDITPKKSFWNKLKK
- a CDS encoding IS3 family transposase (programmed frameshift), producing MNKSENRPAKRSQRDYNLGFKLAVISQVEKGELTYKQAQKKYGIQGRSTVLVWLRKFGNLDWSNPKLLFMVKSKETPAQSIKRLEKELADEKLKNTVLNTMIDISDSQYGTQIRKKFSPKPIRRIQQEEGISMSRTCRLFGVSRQAIYQQEARCLEREKELLIVKQLVEKQRRIMPRLGTRKLYFLLEQSFVENRIKIGRDAFFAYLKREKMLVKPMKNYTKTTFSKHWLRKYPNLFKDIDINRIEQVFVSDITYIKSNKRTHYLSLVTDVFSRKIVGYHLSDDMSAESVVKALRMAVKNRKTNLQLIHHSDRGLQYCSKIYQNELTKNNIIASMTDGYDCYQNALAERINGILKQEFLIYKCKSGDELNLLVRESVECYNSKRPHLSLNMKTPNFVYEKTSEVNFTGFN
- the tyrS gene encoding tyrosine--tRNA ligase, giving the protein METLKKLHENVAIMLPENGLEQKLQQAEKENRKLKIKLGFDPTAPDLHLGHAVVLKKMKQFQELGHQIIIVVGSFTARIGDPTGKNKSRKPLNLEEVKHNATTYIKQLSKIIEVDQAEIVFNSDWLDNLPFSEALQLISKVTVAQLMQRKDFNKRFTENTPIAMHELIYPILQGFDSVQLECDIEMGGTDQLFNCTMGRQLQESHNLAPQIVMCMPLLRGIDGTEKMSKSQNNTIGLTDDPNTMFGKTMSIPDVLIEEFLNLATDFSIEERQQINQQLIEGENPMNVKKRIAKNIIKQFHDEQAATDAETFFINQFQNKKFEDKSFKQVVITTLNLQSNALTTVALCKIFKENLSNTAIRRLIEDGAVQINNEKIKEPYQMIEIAKNLKIKIGKRDFYELQ
- the glyA gene encoding serine hydroxymethyltransferase, which gives rise to MQRDEQIFDLILDEQDRQIHGIELIASENFVSDQVMEAAGSVLTNKYAEGYPGKRYYGGCEVVDIVEQIAIDRAKALFGAQYVNVQPHSGSQANTAVFAACLKPGDKILGFDLSHGGHLTHGSPVNFSGKLYTPSFYGVEEETGRLNYDKIQEIALEEKPKMIIAGASAYSRDMDFERFRVIADSVGALLLADISHPAGLIAKGLLNDPIPHCHIVTTTTHKTLRGPRGGMIMMGKDFENPWGLKTPKGDIRMMSHILDMSVFPGNQGGPLMHIIAAKAVAFGEALTDEFFRYTMQVQKNAQAMAAAFVSRGYKIISGGTDNHMMLIDLRNKNITGKEAENALVKAEITVNKNMVPFDDKSPFVTSGIRVGTSAITTRGLMEEDMETIVALVDKVIMNHTDEAVLEQVAEEVNDLMGERAMFVF